One window of Algiphilus sp. genomic DNA carries:
- a CDS encoding nitronate monooxygenase family protein, producing the protein MRMPEQWQGRVRAPIIAAPMFLVSNPDLTAACCKAGVIGTFPALNQRSTEGFVEWLEVLNGQLTERDAPFGVNLIVHKSNPRLQADLEQVVRYKVPLVITSLGAATEVVDAVHSYGGLVFHDVVNARHAEKAARAGVDGIIPVAAGAGGHAGTINPFALVPEIRRVFDGYIVLSGCISSGDGVAAAIAMGADFGYMGTRFIGTREAAADDAYKQMLVDANAADIVYTPHISGVPANFLRASIERAGMDPDNLKPKEGGVDFGTELSGGKAWKDIWSAGQGAGQVRDIPSAGELCHRLIAEYHETCRQMGSVSAAAA; encoded by the coding sequence ATGCGCATGCCCGAGCAGTGGCAGGGTCGCGTCCGCGCCCCCATCATCGCCGCTCCGATGTTCCTCGTCTCGAATCCCGACCTCACGGCGGCCTGCTGCAAGGCCGGCGTCATCGGCACCTTCCCGGCGCTCAATCAGCGTTCGACCGAAGGATTCGTGGAGTGGCTGGAAGTCCTCAACGGCCAGCTCACCGAGCGTGACGCGCCGTTCGGCGTCAACCTGATCGTCCACAAGTCCAATCCGCGCCTGCAGGCGGATCTCGAACAGGTGGTGCGCTACAAGGTGCCGCTGGTGATCACCTCGCTGGGTGCGGCGACCGAAGTCGTGGACGCGGTGCACAGCTATGGCGGCCTGGTATTCCACGACGTGGTCAATGCACGCCATGCCGAGAAGGCGGCCAGGGCCGGCGTCGACGGCATCATTCCGGTCGCGGCGGGAGCGGGTGGTCACGCCGGCACCATCAACCCCTTCGCGCTCGTGCCCGAGATCCGGCGTGTCTTCGACGGCTACATCGTCCTGTCGGGATGCATCAGCAGCGGCGACGGTGTTGCAGCGGCCATCGCCATGGGCGCCGACTTCGGCTACATGGGCACCCGCTTCATCGGTACCAGGGAAGCGGCCGCCGATGACGCCTACAAGCAGATGCTGGTCGATGCCAATGCCGCCGACATCGTCTACACCCCGCACATCAGCGGCGTGCCGGCGAACTTCCTGCGTGCCTCCATCGAGCGCGCCGGCATGGATCCGGACAACCTGAAGCCGAAGGAAGGGGGCGTCGACTTCGGGACCGAGCTTTCCGGTGGCAAGGCGTGGAAGGACATCTGGTCCGCCGGTCAGGGGGCCGGGCAGGTCCGGGACATCCCGTCGGCCGGTGAGCTCTGCCATCGCCTGATCGCGGAGTATCACGAGACATGCCGGCAAATGGGGAGTGTGAGCGCCGCCGCCGCGTAG